CACTAAGCAGTGTTGAACTTTATTAGCATACAGGCCTAGTGATCTGGATCAACTATTGAACTTTGGCATAGAtgaatgttaatgttaatgttccTAATTACACAGTTATATTTGTTTCTGGTAATGTCATATTCCAGAGGTTCAAGCCAGCAGTGATTCCATTATTGTGCCATGCCTGTGgcacattttttgtatttttaaccCTAGTGGCCTCTTAAGTGGCAGACTAAGTAGGAACTGGCTATGACTTAGTTGATTAGTGGATCCTGGCACACCATTTGCGAACCACTCAGACTAGTGCTTAAATACTTAACACCAAAAGTTGGTAGGGGGATGGACAATCTGTTTAAAAATGCTGCTACATTTTGGGATTCATCTTTTCATATGCTCTGTTTGTAATGGAACAGTGGTGTCAATTGTATTCCGTGTTCTCAGAACAAATTATGTTTTATACTAGATGAGCGGAACTAAAGATGAAACGTTAGTTAGCCGTGAGCGAGTTTCAGTTTGGAGACTAGTAACCCACCAGCAGAAAGGGTCCTTTGTGAGACAGAGATGTTGACGTCAAATGAACCCTGTGAAGACATAAATTCTCAGTTTAactagaacaacacaacacagggagGATGAGCCCTGGtatcctccccctgtctcctaaCTTACATAACTCATGAGGGGTTTTCCTTTAATAAGTTCAACTGACCAAGTCTGTCCTCTTATTTTCATGTTAGCCCTGTGTCCACACAGTTGACTGACCAGAACAAGGGAATATCTGATACATACTATCATACAAATTACAATATGTTGGAGATGCTTGAATACAGCCATTACCAGGTGAGATGTGCTACTGAACAGTTTTTTTGGTTTGGTTTTCTATCAGGATGCAGTATTACTATATTTATAGTATATTACAATACTATGTTTGTTCTGAGAATTCGAATAATATAACAGAAATGTTCACTAATCAATGACAATGTCCTAAGTGTGTTGTATAATTGACTGTCATTGAGTAATATAAATAAAGAGGCATATAACTGGAGGCGCTGATTGAAATGATTCCGTCCATTGTTTCTGATTGTGTCACATCCATGTGTTGATCTTCGGGCATGCATTCTAGTCTGAAAACCAACCCACACAATGTCAAAGATCTGTATTGTGAGACAACATTTTACAAAGCCACATTTCAGTGGATAACTATGCGTTTCCATAGGATAAGATGACTACCTCAATACTGACATTGAATAAAACTGACTTCTGAAAAATGTTAATCGCCTTCCatgtctctcctttcccctcaccAAGGTACAGACACATCTGGAGAACCCCACCAAGTACCACATCCAGCAGGCCCAGAGGAAGCAGGTGAGGCAATACCTGTCCACAACCCTTGGGGGTAAGCCTGGCAGCCAGGCCGGAAGCCTGCAGTGCCCCAGCCAGCCCCCGGAGCACGGGATGCCCCCCGGCCCAGGCAGCAGTGCCCCCAACAGCCCCATGGCCCTGCTGACCCTCAGCTCCAACTGCGAGAAGGAGGTAGGCATAACAGAGATGCCACAGAGATCCAATGTACCATTCACCCTGGTTTCTCATTTGGATTTCACAGTGGATTTATAACTAACTTCATGAAAATGGCAAACTGATTACAAAATACATGTAGATTTCTGGTACATCTTTCAATGTTGTTTATCAGAACATTATTTGAATACAAATCTGGTACTACTATATAGGTTGGTTTCAAATGTGTTTTCCATCATTATTACAGATGGATGATGTCATCGATGACATTATTAGCTTGGAAACAAGTTATAATGAGGATATTTTTGGACTTATGGACCCAGGACTCCAGGTTACTAATACAGTAAGTTGACATCCTTTACAATTTAAACAACTTTTCAAGTGATGAGTGCAATAGCTACAGGCCCTACAACACATTTACTGAATAGGAACTACAGCTTTTTATGCTATAGAATATAAACATCTTTCTTACTTGTTGCATTGCAATCATTGAATGTTCTGTTCATTTCCTCAGCTCCCTGTATCTGGTAACCTTCTGGACATGTATGGAAATCAAGGGCTTCCCCCAAATGGACTTGCCATCAGTAACTCCTGCCCTGGTAGCTTATCCAACATCAAAAGGGAATTCTCAGGTTAATGTTTTTTGTCTACCGggtataacacattataacaccctCAGCAAATCAGCTCCATGTTAATAATTTCAAccatttcaaataaaaaaatatttaaagatGTTTATATTCAATTTGTGAAACCATTGTAGTGATATACTAACAGTTAAAGAAGTAAAGATGCACAAATATTGTGTACAATTTGTAAAATGTATAAATATACTGTTAGCTATACATTAAATATATCAAATAATTTACCAATACTCCAGCTCCTGGCATGATGCACGTACTGGACAATACTGGATCCTATGGCCAGTTTGACAACTACCAAAGGCCTGAGGGCTTTCCAGTTGGTACGTTGTCACTAGATTTTCAGATTTTTAAGCCATTGTCATTTgaattattttaatacatttatgAAACTATTTTCATGGCCGCTCACTAATGTACCTGAACTAAACTGCCAATGGGAATTCATAATAATCTACCTCAGATTGGATCATTTGTGTATGTTATATGAAATGCAGCATTAAAGGCCTCTGTGAAGTATTTTGTGCATATTGAAAAATATAACACAATATGGATCTATATACTGTCTCAGTAAAATTGTAGCAAAGATAGCTAACATGAAAGGTATTTAGCCAGAAATGGGTTGTAATCATCTTGAGTATGTATGGAATAGGACACCTTCTTTTGTCACTCAAAAGTGTTTCCCTTCCGCCCAGAAGCTGAGGTTCGAGCGATGGCCAAGGAGAGACAAAAAAAGGACAACCACAACTTAAGTGAGTTTCTATGGCAAAGAGGAGTAGTCAGTTATTTGGGATACATTGATATTTTTCAAGAGTTGATTTGCAGATCCTCACGATACTTTAACTGATTCCTAATTTTTGTCTCTTCACCCTTTAGTTGAACGAAGGAGAAGGTTCAACATCAACGATCGAATCAAAGAGCTTGGAACCCTGATTCCTAAGTCTAATGATCCGTAAGTAGCACAGTTTATACCACTTTTGGATATTCATCTTTTTTATCTACCAAAAATCTCTGGCTGCTTCCGGATTGCATAAAGGTTCATGTACTTTAAGGATCTGCTTAGTTTCTACATGTACACTACATGTATGCACTGACTGTTGTCTCCCGCGGTTCCTAGGGACATGCGCTGGAATAAGGGCACCATTCTGAAGGCCTCAGTGGACTACATCAGGAAGCTgcagagggagcagcagagagCCAAGGAGGTGGAGCTTAGACAGAGAAGGCTGGAGCATGCCAACCGCCATCTGATGCTGCGCATACAGGTACGCCATTCCAGAGGGAGCCAGTGGGCATGGTACAGGGGCGCCTTGAGGGAAAACCTTTGTACTTCTGTACTTTAATACTCTTTGGAATGTGTACTTTAATACTCTTTGTGGGttaatgtgttttctgtgtgtgtttctgtgtaggAGTTGGAGATGCAGGCGCGGGCTCATGGTCTTGCAATTTTGCCGTCGTCTTCCCTCTGCTCCTCTGAGCTGATAGCCCGAGCCATCAAGCAGGAGCCCATCTTAGGAGACTGTCCCTCAGACCTGTACCAGCAGCCAGGTCCCGACATGTCCCCTCCCACCACACTGGACCTCAACAACGGTACCATCCACTTTAACGACAGCCCTGTGGATGCAGGTGACCCAGGGGCATATGGCTCCAGCAAAGCATCCACTAAACTGAAGGACATTCTaatggacaacaccctgtcaccCATATCATCCAATGACCCCCTTCTGTCCTCAGCTTCCCCAGACAcctccaacagcagcagcaggcgtAGCAGCAGCTCAAGCATGGAGGAGAATGATCTTGGTTGTTAGCACTGCCCACAAGCTCAAATCACACTGACATTTTATAAAGTAGCATTGTTATTACTGGAGCCAACGCTAGGTGCTGCTATGGCCTATTCCTTGAGATAAAGACAGTGGGATTTTCCCTCCCATTGTGTTCAGaagttttgtcttttgtttttgtttgttttacaataTTGTGTCTCTTTCTGGAATCAAATCTGGTTGTTCAGATTAGGCTACCCTACCTAAGGTGACTGCTGAGATTTCACTGTACTGTAGCGTTCACTTTTCATGTGAATTATTTGACAGGAAGTGTACAATAACATGGCAATAATGTATTTTATGTGTaatattttgatatttttttcATATCATGACCATTTTTTGAATTAGTATAAACAATTGTTTTGTGAgatatagagaaatatatatttaGTTGAATACTTAAATTAACTGATAATAACATTTCACCAAGATTTTAAGATGTGATAAGACACATTTTTACCCTTAAATTTAGAAGCAATGGTTTGAAACCTACAATATTATTTGCGACTAGAAACAACTTTCAGGAACAATGAATACAATTTGAATGAATACAACCTGTTGATGAATTTTGTTTCCGACGTGGTGATATCTAAAGTGAAGATATTTGTACAAAacaacactgtaaatatacaTATTTTGTGATTTAGTTTTTTGAAGTAGGCCTTTAATTAAGTATTAAATTGAAAGTGaattaattttatttttattcccTTGGCTATCTCAACCATATCATTTAGATCGTTGCTCTTACCCCATAGAAAGTTGTAATGCACATGAAGATAATATTTTGTCCAGGTCAAACCAATGACACATATTTAGCTCAGAAGGAGCACCTGCGACCATTGTATTTGAATGTCAGACTGCTGAATTACTATCCCTAATATAACTTTATGATGACTAATATCaattcctaatataactttccaTAAGACCACTACATGGTCCTCTGTGTATTtcgtattttattaggatccctattagctactgctaaagtggcaactactcttcctgggatccacacaaaacatgacataatacattttttatattttttttacataacatAGGCTAACACTTTTTGCTAAACTCCGCTGACTGGAATATAGCAACCTTGTTTTGCTAAACTCCCCTGATGTGAATATAGCACGTGAATATAGCACCTCACCTAACCTGTATCGCCGTTAACAGGTTAGCTGAGATTTTGTGTAACGCCTTACAGTACCACCCATGAAGGGTTAGCTGAGGTATTGTGCCAGACTTTGGACCTGCTCATGAACAAGGTTCCTGTGAATCAGATGGAGTTGTTTGGCTCCTACTCATATAGAAATGAACCAGGATCAGGAGTTGTTAGGATCCTACTTATATCAAATTAACCATGATCAGATGGGAGTTTTAACTAAGGTCCTTGGATTCTGCTGTGTCTTTCAACTCAGCCACTGTGATCAGAATTAATAGACGTGATCTCAGCAACCTTGAATCGTGTAGTTTCCTCCCTCTAAAGTTTCAACTTGATGGTTTCCAACTTAGCAACTTGTCTAACATTTCCACATTCATTCCCCCACACCAGATTCATACTCAGCAGCGTCCACCAGTACACACTTTATACACTTAAACCCAAGATTCCATACATCAATAATACTTTGCTCTACTGAGGCAGGCCCTGATAACGTAATGTCACTGCACCAATGTTCTTTAAACAACCTGAGAGATTCTCACAACCTCAGTCAGTGAGCTGAGCAGAGTATCATATCATGCAGAGCATGACCGAAGTCCTTAATCTACTGGCTTTGTTTACATTATTTAAGCAGGACCTGATATCCTAATGTCAAGGGTATATCTTATCTTTAACTTGAACCCAAACACCAGATGTGCTCAGGAGGGAGATGCTACAAGCTATTTAGGTCAGAGGTGTTGTTCCGTGATTCACTGTAAAAGATAGCCCTTTAGTAAATACTGTTGGTAATGTAACCCAACACGTCATATTTAATTTAATATTAGTCATTTCTATGTCTATTAAGATAGTCCCCCCccaattaaaaaaattataataaataaatactttttgCGTCCGAAATCTGGCTTGTgtgacaactgggaactcgggaaaaaacAAGATCAAATCATGTCGTCGGTGACCTTCATGTCGGAAAGTAGGAGATCTAGAAAGATGCCCTCAACAaagatttttcccagtcggagcttgtttttttttgcaagttcccagttgtcttgaacgcactgaagtcagaagcctgagatttccgagttctgatgaccagttgttttgaacaatGAATTTAACTGCATAATGTGTGCTAATTGGACTATGTACTACAGTTGAaggcggaagtttacatacaccttagccaaattcatttaaactcagtttttcataattcctgacatttaatcctagtaaaaattccctgtcttaggtcagttaggatcacactttattttaagaatgtgaaatgtcagaataatagtagacagaattttttctttcagcttttctttctttcatcacattcccagtagtatttggtagcattgcctttaaattgttcaacttgggtcaaacgtttcgggtagccttccacacaaaaaaattgggtgaattttggtccattcctcctgacagagctggtgtaactgagtcaggtttgtaggcctccttgcttgcacacactttttcggttctgccaacaaattttctataggattgaggtcagggctttgtgatggccactccaatacgatgactttgttgtccttaagccattttgccacaactttggaagtatgcttggcgtaattgtccatttggaagacccatttgcgaccaagttttaacgtcctgacagatgtcttgagatgttgcttcaatatgtccacataattttgctgcctcatgatgccatctattttgtgaagtgcaccagtccctcctgcagcaaagcacccccacaacacaatgcaaatagtccgggtagccatttgattacctgttcaggagtcttatggcttgggggtaaaaactttTGAGAAgcatttttgtcctagacttggcactccggaccggtctttgacattttttagggccttcctctaacactgcctggtgtagaggtcctggatggcaggcagcttagcccaagtgaagtactgggccgtacgcactaccctctgtagtgccttgcggtcagaggcagagaaatTGCTGTACCagtcagtgatgcaaccagtcaggatgctctcgatgttgcagctgtagaaccttttgaggatctcaggacccatgccaaatctttttagtttcctgagggggaataggctttgtcgtgccctcttcacgactgtcttggtttgtttggaccattctagtttgttgttgatgtggacaccaaggaacttgaagctctcaacctgctccactacagccccgccgatgagaatggggtcatgctcggtcctccttttcctgtagtccacaatcatctccttagtcttggttacgttgagggataggttgctATTTTGGCACCacccgaccaggtctctgacctcctacctataggctgtctcgtcgttgtcagtgatcaggcctaccactgttgtgttgtctgcaaacttaatgatggtgttggagtcgtgcctggccatgcagtcatgggtgaacagggagtacaggaggggactgagcacgcacccctgtggagctccagtgttgaggatcagcgtggcagatgtgttgctacctaccctcaccacctgggggcggctcgtcaggaagtccatgatccagttgcaaagggcggTGTTTAGTcacaggatccttagcttagtggtgagctttgagggtactatggtgttgaacgctgagctgtagtcaatgaatagcattctcacataagtgttccttttgttcaggtgggaaagggcagtgtggagtgcaatagagattgcatcaatTGTGaatctgtttgggtggtatgcaaattggagtgggtctagggcttctgggataatggtgttgatgtgagccattaccaacctttcaatgcacttcatggctacagacgtgagtgctacgggtctgtagtcatttaggcaggttgcctttgtgttcttgggcacagggactatggtggtctgcttgaaacatgttggtattacagactcaatcagggacatgttgaaaatgtcagtgaagacacctgccagttggtcagcacattcccggtgcacacgtcctggtaacccGTCTGGTCCCGCatccttgtgtatgttgacctttTTAAAGATCTTACTCATTTTGGCAACGgcgagcatgatcacacagtgtccggaacagctgatgctctcatgcatacctcagtgttgcttgcctcgaagcgagcatagaagtgatttagctcgtctggtaggctcgtgccactgggcagctcgtggctgtgcttccctttgtagtctgtaatagtctgcaagccctgccacataagacgagcgtcggagccggtgtagtatgattcaatctaagccctgtattgacgctttgcctgtttgatggttcatcgcagggcatagcaggatttcttctaagcttccgggttagagtcccgcaccttgaaagcggcagctctaccctttagctcagtgcgaatgttgcctgtaatccatggcttctggttggggtatgtacgtacagtcactgtggggacgacgtcctcggtgcacttattgataaagccagtgactgatgtggtgtactcctcaatgccatcggaagaatcccggaacatgttccagtctgtgatagcaaaacagtcttgaggtttagcatctgcttcatctgaccacttttttatagaccgagtcactggtgcttcctgctttaatttttgcttgcaagcaagaatcaggaggatagagttgtggtcggatttaccaaatggagggcgagggagagctttctatgcgtctctgtgtggagtacaggtgatctagaatttttttcccctctggttgcacatttaacatgttgatagaaatttggtagaactgatttaagtttccctgcactaaagtctccggccactagaagcgccgcctctgggtgagtgctttcctgtttgcttatttccttatgcagctgactgagtgcggtcttagtgccagcatctgtctgtggtggtaaataaacagccacgaaaagtatagctgaaaactctctaggcaagtagtgtggcctgcaatttatcacaatatattCTACTTCAGGCAAGCAAAATCTAGAGGCTTCCTTAggtttcgtgcaccagctgttgtttacaaatatgcacagaccaatATGCAttttaccggagtgtgctgttctatcttgccggtgctgcgtatatcccgctagctgatgtcccgttggtaggatattcgtgatggtacctcgtctaatttattgtccgaTGATTGCACATTGGCGAGCTTCACATACAGTATGAACCAAAAAGGATAGTCTGTAGCCTTACTCAGTGACATTTCGTGCTCTTGGGCTAACATTAGCTAAGTATCTAGCATTTGGAACAACGTATTTTGGAGTAAACTTGAGTATACCCTAAGCCTTTGCATGTATCAATTGAAGAGTCACCTGAagcttgagaggaatgggagatgcaGTAGACTGAAAAGAGGAATAAAACTACTTcctaatcatggcctctaaaatgGTCATAAGGCCTCcctggcagtcacctccttctTGCGCCTCCACATCTGGACCCTTCTGGGAAGGAGACAAGCCCACTCTGCACcttgggaggatgaggagatgatGATCGGTGGGGTGATGGAGTGGAAAGCCCTGCATTGCCTCATCCATCACAGTATACCACTTCCAGGCTGAGGCCTCTCCTCCCTCCGTGCTGACTCCGGTGGAGGGAGCGTTCAACTCCTGGAAAATATGGAAAAGGATAGCATTCAGCGTCAAACATACTACTTTTTTTCCTCTCCTTTATTTATCTTGGCAaatcacttaagaacaaattcttatttacaatgacggcctaccaaaaggcctcctacggggacgggggctgggattaaaataacaaaaaaaatataggacaaaacacacatcatgacaagacaccacaacactacataaagagagacctaagacaacaacatattaTGGCAGCAACgcataacaacacagcatggtagcaactagaggtcgaccgattaatcggaatggccgattaattagggccgatttcaagttttcataacaatcagatatctgtatttttggacactgatttggcagatttttttttacacctttatttaactagacaagtcagttaagaacacattcttattttcaatgacggcctaggaacaggggcagaacaacagatttttaccttgtcagctcggggattcaatcttgcaaccttacagttaactagtccaacgctataaccacctgctttacattgcactccatgaggagcctgttacacgaatgcagtaagaagccaaggtaagttgctagctagcattaaacttgtcttataaaaaacaatctatcactcaatcaatcataatcactagttaactacacatggttgatgatattactagtttatctagcgtgtcctgcattgcatataatcaatgcggtgcacattcgcgaaaaaggactgtcgttgctccaacgtgtacctaaccataaaaatcaatgcctttcttaaaatcaatacacaagtatatatttttaaacctgcatatttagttaatattgcctgctaacatgaatttatttttcCTAGGGAAAATGTGTcccttctcttgcaacagagtcagggtatatgcagcagtttgggccgcctggctcgttgcgaactgtgatAACTGTTTCTTCATAACAAAGTCAGCAACCTTCGCTAAACGgaggatgatttaacaaaagcgcatttgtgaaaaaagcacaatcgttgcacgactgtacctaaccataaacatcaatgcattTCTTAacatcaatacacagaagtatatattattaaacctgcatatttagctaaaataaatccaggtttgcaggcaatattaaccaggtgaaattgtgtcacttctcttgcgttcattgcacggaGTCAGGGTAAATGCAAcaatttgggccgcctggctcgttgcgcactaatttgccagaattttaagtaattatgacataacattgaaggttgtgcaatgtaacaggaatatttagacttatggatgccacccgttagataacaTACGGAagggttccgtatttcactgaaagaataaacgttttgttttcgagatgatagtttccggattcgaccatattaatgacctaaggctcgtatttctgtgtgttattatgttataattaagtctatgatttgatagagcagtctgactgagtgatggtaggcaccagcaggctcgtaagcattcattcaaacagcactttcgtgcgttttgccaacAGCTCTTCgaaatgcttcaagcattgcgctgtttatgacggaagctatactgttacactggcaatactaaagttcctataagaacatccaatagtcaaaggtatatgaaatacaaatcgtatagagagaaatagtcctataattcctataataactacaacctaacttcttacctgggaatattgaagactcatgttaaaaggaaccaccagctttcatatgttctcatgttctgagcaaggaacttaaacgttagctttcttacatggcacatattgcacttttactttcttctccaacactttgtttttgcattatttaaaccaaattgaacatgtttcattatttatttgaggctttgattttattgatgtattatattaagttaaaataagtgttcattcagtattgttgtaattgtcattattacaaataaatgttaaaaatcggccgattaatcagtatcggctttttttggtcctccaataatcggtatcggtatcggcgttgaaaaatcataatcggtcgacctctagtagcaacacaacatgttaacatggtagcaacacaacatggcagcagcacaacatggtagtagcacaaaacatggttcaaacattattgggcacataCAACAGCACAAAtggaaagaaggtagagacaacaatacatcatgtgaaGAAGCCACAGCTGTCAGTAAGAGTTTCCATGATTGAGACTTTGAATGAAGTGATGGAGATAAAAaaggtccagtttgagtgtttgttgcagctcgttccagttgctagctgcagccaattgaaaagaggagcgacccagggatgtgtgtgctttaacagaatgtgactggcagaatggttGTTGTATGTgcaggatgagggctgcagtaggtatctcagataggggggagtgaggcctaagagggtcttataaataagcatcaaccagtgggtcttgcgatgggtatacagagatgaccagtttacagatgagtatagagtgcagtgatgtgtcctttaAGGatcattggtggcaaatctgatggccgaatggtaaagagcATCTAACCGCTCGAGAGCACCCATATCTGCCGATCTGCCGATAAACTACGTCTctataatctagcatgggtaggatggtcatttgAATCAggattagtttggcagctggggtgaaagaggagtgattacaatAATATCCTGCagatttgatatgtgctgagagaaggacagtgtactgtcttGTCATACtctcaagtacttgtatgaggtgactaccttaagctctaaaccctcaagaggtagtaatcacacctgtggggagagcggcattcttcttaccaaaccacatgaccattgttttggaggtgttcagaacaaggttaagggcagaaaaagcttgttggacactaagaaagctttgttgtagagcgtttaacacaaaatccggggaggggccagctgaataTAAgactgcatataaatggatgagagctccctactgcctgagctatgttgttgatgtaaattgagaagagcgtggggcctatgATCGaaccttggggtactcccttggtgacaggcagtggctgagacaagTTAATAAAAACAGCAGCACATTTCTTAGAATCAagagcaatggtgacatcatttaggacctttaaagttgcagtgacacatccataacctgcgcggaaaccagattacataccagagagaatactatagacatcaagaaaggcagtcagttgattattgacaagtttttccaacacttttgataaacagggcaaaatataattttgcctataacagttaggatcagctttatctcccctttaaataaaggacgcaccatggctgccttccaagcaatgggaacctccccagagaggagagacaggttaaaaaggtcatcACTTGGCAATGATAGGgacagcaaccttaaagaagaaagggtctaaaccatcttacctagatgttttttgggggtcaagtttaaggagctcctttagcacctcggactcagtgaccgcctgcaggggAAACTTTGTAGCGGGTTAGGGGAATAAAGCGGAGGAGCATCGgggctagtcgcattagaaggggtgggagattagGAAATGTtagacgggcaaggaggcatggctgagtcaaatagga
This is a stretch of genomic DNA from Oncorhynchus clarkii lewisi isolate Uvic-CL-2024 chromosome 17, UVic_Ocla_1.0, whole genome shotgun sequence. It encodes these proteins:
- the LOC139369886 gene encoding LOW QUALITY PROTEIN: microphthalmia-associated transcription factor-like (The sequence of the model RefSeq protein was modified relative to this genomic sequence to represent the inferred CDS: substituted 1 base at 1 genomic stop codon), which produces MPSDSGIVPDIEVDEDFQDESKTFNELKSKPLKNSDPLDQHGFPKPPQSPTVLPAVMSRVLLHQQLMRNQLQEQDQREQREQRERSTRHPSHHLLHPSCPQTPPINVTLPSNLPTVTHVPMEVLKVQTHLENPTKYHIQQAQRKQVRQYLSTTLGGKPGSQAGSLQCPSQPPEHGMPPGPGSSAPNSPMALLTLSSNCEKEMDDVIDDIISLETSYNEDIFGLMDPGLQVTNTLPVSGNLLDMYGNQGLPPNGLAISNSCPGSLSNIKREFSGXSPGMMHVLDNTGSYGQFDNYQRPEGFPVAEVRAMAKERQKKDNHNLIERRRRFNINDRIKELGTLIPKSNDPDMRWNKGTILKASVDYIRKLQREQQRAKEVELRQRRLEHANRHLMLRIQELEMQARAHGLAILPSSSLCSSELIARAIKQEPILGDCPSDLYQQPGPDMSPPTTLDLNNGTIHFNDSPVDAGDPGAYGSSKASTKLKDILMDNTLSPISSNDPLLSSASPDTSNSSSRRSSSSSMEENDLGC